One genomic region from Maridesulfovibrio frigidus DSM 17176 encodes:
- the rsxE gene encoding electron transport complex subunit RsxE, translating to MSRLWKEFSKGLWTDLPPFKIVLGLCPVLAVTKTADNGFGMGLAVIFVLTLSNVFVSAVRKIIPAKVRIACFIVIAASLVVVVELLMQAYAYPLYQQLGIFVPLIVVNCIILGRAEAFASKNTVLLSAADGFGMGVGFTMSLTFLGGLRELFGYGTLFGSQIMPESFKPFSFMIEAPGAFVCLGIVLAGMNAFTNRQRRKKGLAVLDNPTHDCKTCGLCGH from the coding sequence ATGAGTAGATTATGGAAAGAATTTTCTAAAGGTTTATGGACTGACCTGCCTCCTTTTAAAATCGTACTCGGCCTCTGCCCTGTTCTGGCAGTAACCAAAACGGCTGATAACGGATTTGGAATGGGACTGGCCGTTATCTTTGTTCTGACTCTTTCAAATGTTTTTGTTTCCGCTGTCAGAAAAATTATTCCTGCGAAAGTTCGTATCGCATGCTTCATTGTTATTGCGGCTTCACTCGTAGTGGTTGTTGAACTGCTAATGCAGGCTTATGCTTACCCACTCTATCAACAACTGGGTATTTTCGTTCCGCTCATTGTTGTTAACTGTATTATTCTCGGGCGCGCAGAGGCTTTCGCATCCAAAAACACAGTTCTCCTTTCAGCCGCAGACGGATTCGGAATGGGCGTTGGTTTTACCATGTCGCTGACTTTCCTAGGTGGACTGCGTGAACTTTTCGGATACGGAACGCTTTTCGGCAGTCAGATAATGCCTGAATCGTTCAAACCTTTCAGCTTCATGATCGAAGCACCGGGAGCATTTGTATGCCTCGGAATAGTTCTGGCTGGAATGAACGCATTCACCAACAGACAAAGACGTAAAAAAGGGCTGGCAGTTCTCGATAACCCAACCCATGATTGCAAAACCTGCGGCCTTTGCGGTCATTAG
- a CDS encoding electron transport complex protein RnfA gives MKDFFLLFVSAIFVNNIVLAQYLGNCPFIGTSKKISVAVGMGSAVVFVATMAASITWAVQEYLLDPLGLQYLQTLTFILVIAALVQFVEMFLKKAVPPLYKALGIFLPLITTNCAVMGIAIICQREEFTFGKTVAFSFASGLGFMMALIVLSAIREKIEVSRVPKAMQGTPIALIMAGLMSLAFFAFKGMI, from the coding sequence ATGAAAGATTTTTTCCTACTTTTCGTATCAGCCATCTTTGTAAACAACATTGTTCTGGCTCAATACTTAGGTAACTGCCCTTTCATCGGTACATCCAAAAAGATTTCCGTAGCGGTCGGCATGGGTAGCGCGGTTGTTTTTGTTGCGACCATGGCAGCGTCCATAACATGGGCCGTTCAAGAATATCTGCTGGACCCTCTAGGGCTGCAATATCTGCAAACTTTGACATTCATTCTGGTCATCGCCGCTCTCGTTCAGTTTGTGGAAATGTTTCTAAAAAAAGCAGTGCCTCCGCTATACAAAGCACTAGGTATATTTCTGCCACTGATCACCACAAACTGCGCAGTTATGGGTATTGCCATTATCTGTCAGCGCGAAGAATTTACTTTCGGTAAAACGGTAGCCTTCTCGTTCGCATCAGGACTCGGCTTCATGATGGCTCTTATTGTTCTATCTGCAATCAGAGAAAAGATTGAAGTCTCGAGAGTCCCCAAAGCCATGCAGGGAACCCCCATCGCATTGATCATGGCAGGACTTATGTCCTTAGCCTTTTTTGCGTTTAAAGGGATGATATAA